CGCTTCCACGCTGTGCTGTTCTGCCGTCGAAcgacaaacaaaacaaaacatTTTCCGTCACTCGTACTTCTTGCAGTCGTTGTATAACCTCACCGGTCGCGTCGACGGTGAGGTGGACTTCGGCTTCTTCTTCATGTACCGGCTACGGAAGAAGTTGCTGAAGAGGATGAAGTAGGAGACGTACATCATCAACGCCAGTTTTGCGTTCGACGAGCGGCAGTCGCAaccgccgccgagctggtCCATGTAGAATACATACACGGCAATGATGCTGCCGACCACCATCTGCGCAATCTGCAGGAAGGTGATGAGCGGGGCGACAGGGCGCACCAGCTTGCTGTACCCGCAGGCCGCCACAAAGTAGTAGAAGTACATGATGGAGTGCACGCTGTAGTTCATGGAGACAAACCACAGCCCACTGCTGGTTGGCGACATCCACGCATGCCAGCAGTACAGCATGACGGTGACGTGGTGATACCAGTGGAGGAAGATGACGGGCTTCTTCTGAAAAACAAGGAAGGCGGTGTCGAGCATCTCAGGGATCTTGCTGAACATGAAGACCAGACAAAGGAGTCCGGAGATGTTGCGGCGGTACATGTCATCCTTGAAGACGCACATCGACGTATCCAGCGAGCCGCGCACGCTTACAGCATCGACGCCCTCGCGGAACCCAGGTGGGATGACGATGTTGCGGCGCATGGCCGGCGTCATGTTTGCAACATATCGCAGCGAGCTCGGCTCCAACCCGCTGATCGCGGGCGCCGTCACCAACTCGTACAGCCGCGGCACACAGTAGCAGGCGCCaacgaaggagaagagggacaGAAACAAGTTCCACACGATGTTCAAGGTGCGCAGGTTGTAGGCGGGGCGGTTCTTCATAAAGGTATTGCTCACGACATGGACGAGGACTAGGTACAGTGCCATGGCGACGATGGGAATGTCAATGTAGTCCTCCAGCCAGCGATCCATATACGGAAAGTCGACGGCGTCCGCCATGGCCTGCAAGTGTCGCGTGAGAATGTCCATTTTGTCTATTGGCTATGCTTCACAAGCCCggtctgcgtgcgcgcgcgcgtgtgtgtgtgtgtgtgaggggtggggtgcagTCACGAGGGAGTCGCTAAGtagaagggagggaaagggggaggggaccTATTACGGAGATGTGATGAAGAtcacgaaaagaaaacgtaCAAGAAAGGGGGCAGGGTGGACGCACAGAGGAGGGCCGCTCGGAAAGTCTGCTTCGCTGCCGTTTCAATTTTTTTCTTTGAGCTGCTGTGAGAGCGTGTGCCCTTTCGTGCGCTTCCGTGCCTTTTTCGGAACAGCCGCTGGCTTGTCTGGGAGGGCTCTCGACACgtggggaagggaagggaagggacgtgcgtgtgtgtgtatgtatgtatctgtgtgtgtgtgggggggggaaggagagagagagagagagagagagagaccaccGTGAAGGCCGAAAACGGAAAACTGGAAACACGCCAGACGCGTAGGATGCACGAATCAAACAagatacgcacacacacacacacacgaaagcCTGATGATCACAAGATAGAGAACGAAGGAAAAACAAGAAACGGCGCCGACTTCTCGAACAAAACCACGCGCGTGCGAGGAAGACGATGCGGTGTTTTTCGGAGGATGAGAGatgaaggggagagagagcggacAGACTACAGGTGCGCCGAAAGGCACACGAAGTGAGGTAGGAAGAGGGGAAAAAGAGGACAAGGGTTCGACGACACACCAACCGAAAAAAAGGATGAATATTGGTATTTGTAGGAGCACTCGTCTTACAGCATaggatgtgtgcgtgtgtgtcggagAACGAGAcacgccgtggcagcggtgacgcAGCGTCGTCGTGAAAAAAAGGAGACCCAGAAGGAGAGGCGAGTGCGAGCAGAAAGGTGGGTGGAGGAGTGGGGGATAGGCGGGTAGAGACGAGGAAGGCGAAGCAGAAGCGTGGTGGCGTCTTCTTTGACACCTTGCAACGCGTATTCTCCCGCGAAAGCCATGACCGCCGCTGAGTTCGGGGCGCGATTTCGCCGGATTGcttgcgcatgtgtgcccgTGCGCACATATGATGTGTGGATCAGCTCACACTCACGCGAAAAGAACACGtagcgacagcagcagcgctgttCACAGCCGGGCGAGttcgtcttcgccttcttttcgttttcctcAGTGCCCCACGCAATATCCTCATCACTGAGAAGGAAGACGTCATGCATGAGAGCAGCCATCTACACAAAACACAGGCATGCACCTACACGCACCACTTCCGGCGAATAAGCGAAAACGAAGAATACGAAGAGATGACCACATGTCGCATAGATGTACTGACGCATAAGCAATGATGGTGTTCACGACACAAGCCTCAAGGTACGCCTATATACATGTAAAACGACAACGGCTACCTGTGACACGGTGGTACCCCCGAGAGGTGCCCAGACAGGCGGAGTCGAAATGCATGGGGAGCGTGCCGAGGTCCACAGAGGCGTACACCGACAGCAAAGTAAAATGATCAGAAGTAAcagcaaaaagaaaaacagtCAAGCACTTAATGAGCGAATGAGCAcctgcgtgtgtatgtgcttcAATGTCGTGCAAGCAAGGGCCCTGCGAGCGGTGGCCGTCGCCTAAAAGGCCTAACCACGTAGCCGTGAACACACGTCGACATTTTCAGTGAGTTGTCAtcgaagcacacacacacacacacacaaacacgcagaGGCCGAGAAGAGATGCGAATACCACCTCTTTATTCGCATCACAGAAGCGACAGTCTTTATGATGCCGGCCGCCTCACCCCGCGGTATCACAGGGTCCCgtgccctcccctcctcctcccacttGCTATGGGGCAAGCCAGGTAGCCTGCAGCCTACCCCTCGGGCACGGCTGGCGGGGTCTCAGTGTCCGTCGGACAGGTctgggctggcgctgtgccgcagGAGACGTGCGGTCATGGGCATGCTCCCCCCATCGGCGTTTCTGCGTTCGTTGCGCTGCAGTGATGATGTGGAGCGTGATCCTGGATTGAGCCTGCGCTGCACGCGGTGGAATGGCAATGAGCTCAACGACGCCCCACAGCGCTGGTTGACTCGGTGCCTTGACGTAGCCGCAGTGCAACCGGGTTGAGGCGAACCATGGTTGTGTATACACAATATTTGCGGTCATGTTCACGGTAGCACGGACGCGTTGtaaaggaaaaaaaaacacaatTCCGTTGTGCCGTCTATGcgcctgtctctctctctctgtgttcgCCTCTTGCGTATTTGATGGTGCACGTCCGCTGTCGCAAGTTCAGTCGGTGCGGACGGCATGCGCCGTATAGCTGCATCACCGAAAAGAGGATGGTTGTACACCGTTCATGTGTTGCGCGTGCTTTCTCCTTCTTTTAATCTGACTGACGCGACATTCcgcggagaggagagaggggtcTGAGGGTACACTACACACGCCCCATGCACGAGATTTGTGACGCGacaccaacgcacacacacacacacacacacacacacatgcacgcgaGCGTGCATTcctgcacatacacacactgacacgcaaacGTATACACAAAGAGAAGCCAGAGAAGACCGGCGAGCACGCAAGAGGGTATATCAACGGGAACTGAAAGCCGGCAAGCAAAGCCGCCCTCGCGACTCCGCACATGAACTGCCTGTGGATGCAGTCGCTTGCTTGCGGGGCAGGAGGGGGGTTTCTACAGAGAAAGCTAAAAATTAAGGTGAAGGATGCGAGCGCTGCTGTGGATGATACCCaacaccctcccctcccccaggTTGCAGAGCCACCCAGGTAAGGCGTATTACTGCCACTGCCAGATGGCAGGGAAGGTGTGCGTTGtgaagtgtgtgtgcgtgtgtgtgaggggggagagaaacCCACTCAGCAAAGGGCTTGAAACGTGCAGAGATGACGCAACGGTGCCGTAcaggcggagaggagggcgggtACCGCAGACGTGACCCAGGGAGAAACAAGCAAGCACCGAAGAAAATACGAGCTACAGCAGTCAGATAAACATGAGCCATGCAAGCAGCAACGCAGATGAAGAGGCGTATAGAAGCAACACGAAGATAAACCACACCAGCGCCAACATATTGAAAGCGCCCGTGAcgtggaagggggggggtaagtGAGGGAGAGAATCGCGTGTCGAGGACAGCGACGGGTGCGCCGGGCAGAGGCACACGCAGAGTCACAAAAAAGAAGCTGAGCGAAGCAGGATGGCACATCGTACACATGGAATCGAAAGGATAGGTCACAAGCGTGAGTagcagaagaaaaagaaataTACGTTGCACCAACTATGGTTGCTGTCCGGAGAGCTCTGCCTTCATGCacatgcttgtgtgtgtacgcTGGTGCACGTCGGCTAGGCTCGATGTCACAACAAAATACTTGAAAGGGGAGCAGAAACGCACGGACATGAACGTTCAGCAACGAAGGAAGGGATAGGCCGTCAAGTGACAGCAGCTCCACGATAGaaacagaggaggggaagcgaTGTGCACATGAGCCCACTGCCAGCATGGGGGAGCAGCCAGAAgacgaaaaacaaaaccaACCGACATGATCccgaagaggaagaggcgccATGGTATCTACACACAGGGATACCGACAcccacatccacacacagacgctTGGTGCTTTCAGGGCGTCGCGTAACAccaaagaaagagagagagagggagggaccGTTCACAGCtgaaggaaaacaaaaacagagGATCCTAAATAGAAACCCCACATGTTCATTCAAGAAAGAAGAGCCCGCGTTTCGTTTCTACGGAGCGTGATGTGCTGGGATTGATCAAGCAGATCAAAGCAGAGCACTCTCACCtcaacaacagcaacggcaacggcagACCACATACATAAATAATGTACTGACAAACACGAGAGAGAAtctacaaaaaaaaagagaataggcgaaagaaaaaaatcGCAACATGAGCGCCAGACAGGCTGCTGGTTCGACTCGACCCTTCCGAaaaacaagcacacacacacacacacatgagcACTTATATCGATTCATGCAtctacacatgcacatacacgcatgaaaaccacaaaaaaaagcaacCGCCACAACACCACGCAAAGGTGCATGCACCAGTCAAGCTACCCTGCACGCCTGTTTCTGTGTGCTCGTGGTGTGCGGTTAGGCGTCTGTCCACGTGCATATGtgggaggcgctgcgtcgtcttAGCCCCGGTAATGAGCCGCGACACACAGGGATAACCCTGAAATTTCCAAGAAGCCCTTCTTCGTTGGGCCACAAGAACAACAAAACCAAGCCTTACGAATTCCATTACGCGGCCAGTTAGAAACCACCGCCTCTCCGGACATGcaacgcatgcgcacacaaaATACGCCGAGCCTCACCTGCAATAATGATAATAATAAAACGCGAGCCGGCTTCCTTCGTATCTGTCTACTAGGCCTCTTTCTTGACCGCCTTAGTTCGCTTGATCGCTTGAgcagtgcgcgcgcgccagcaCGAGGCTGTTCTCGTGCACGCGCTTGTCCAGGTACAGCTCCTTGAACAGCACCGCGAACAGCACGCAGTAGCTGCCATACATCAGCATGCCCATGCGCATGCAGGTCGGGTCGCTGTCACAGCCCCAGAACCGGTCAGACATGTCGAACGCGGGCACCTgcgacgccagcgcgccAGTCGTCACGATGCTCTTCGCGTTGCAGTAGGCGTAGTAGGCATTGCTGAGCACCACCTCGAAGAACTGGAAGAAGAGCGTGTTGCTGTACTCGGGGCCCAGCCAGTACTGGAAGTACGTGTACACGGTGATGTACATGCCAATGAACatctgcagcacctgcagcagcgtgatCACCGGTGCGAAGGGGCGAATCGACTTGCGCAGCCCCATCATGACGAGGAAGTAGTAGAAGTACATGAAGGAGTGCACGAAGTAGTTCATGGCGCAGAAGACGATGCCACTCGGCATTGGCATGTACGACGACAGCCACACGTAGATGGCGGTGACGATGTGGTGGTACCAGTGCAGAAAGGAGACGggcttgcgctgcagcaccaggaAGAGCGTGTCGAGCAGCTCGGGTGTCTTGAGGTAGCCAAACATCGCAATAGCGAACGTGGAGGGACCGTCGTAGAAGAGCGCGGCATCGCGTTGCTGAATGTCAGCCGGCGTGCGTACCCACTTAAAGACGACACCGCGCTTCATGAGCCCCTGCTGGTGCGCATAAacaacggcggcgcgacGCGACACAAGGTTGTCATCACGACCGTCCGCGATGGGCAGCTCGCACATGGTGTTGTGTaaggtgcgcgtgcgcagcaggtaCGGAATTTGCATGGTGACCTGTATCGTGCCATAGGTGGAGACGACCGAGAGAAACAGGTTCCACGCAGCCACAAGGTAGCGGATAGGCAGCCGGATGCTGTGCCGCTCAATGTAGCCCGGCAGGTAGAAGACAACGAGCAGAAACGCGATCGTCGAGTACACTGGGTAGTCGGGGTAGCGATCGAGGAAGTCGCGGCCGTGCTCGGACTTGAAGTTGCGCGGGTAGTCGTTTACCCGATCCCAGAAGCCGCGAACTGTCTCCATGGTGACGTGGGCGCCAGCGCGTGTCCGCGGACGTGCGGGAGCTCAACAGATGAGGGTGCAGGggctgcgtgcgcacagaTGGATCCAGCACTCTGCAAGGCTGTTACAGCCAAGTAGTGTTCGCGActcgacacgcacacgcgatgGCAAGTCGAGAGGAGCCGTGCACGGAGGACGCCGCACTGTcggagaaaaagagaggtAGATGCTGAACGGCGCTTACACaccgaaaagaaaaaaaaacaagcaaGCGAAGCGGGGGAGAGGTttggcgtgtgtgccggagcgcgtgcgcgagcgaCCACCACGACGACAAGGCTGGGaaacgcgaaaaaaaaacgatgcATCGACAtccacgtgtgcgtggggagagagggagagattTGAGAGCGTCGGGGGTTCTGCCACACCAACGCAAAACCAGCACCAggctggcgcacgcaccgtCGCTCATCTGAGCACAGATGCATCCGCAGAGGAACTTGAGGCAAATCCCCGTTGAGCGGGATGAAGGCCCGTGACATGAGCTGATTCGaccttctccccctcttcgttCGCGCTGGTCGGGCGACTTCGCGCGTATGTGAAGACGACCGGACGGCTTTCACACCGCTGTTCTTTTCTCTACGCGAAATGATACATGAAGGATTGTCTTTACACAATCCGACGACTGCTGCATCGTGTCGTCTTGCAGCCTGGCCAGACTTCAAGAGACGCCTCGCCGATGCAGTGGCGCGCCGCTCCTTTTCGCTGACCGCGATAAACCACTGTTTGTCCACTATCGTGGGAGCTCAGCAATCCAGGGAAGCaggaaaaacaacaacaaaaaagaagtcGCCACGACCACCATGATCAGCGACTGCTTCACCTAGGGCATAGACACAGAGATGCAGgcgcgagcacacgcacgtgcgcacatgcacaccgaGAGGGGGCGGGCAAAAGAGGGCTAAACGTTAATATGACTGCATGGGGGAAGCgtgagaaggggggggggagatgaGAAGAGGGTTATGCACATGGATACCCCCCAACCTCGCGCCTgaaatgaaaaaaaaaaaacgaagcgCCACAACAACAAGAGCGGCGCGCTCACTACAAAGAtgagaaacaaaaaaatgaATGAGCATAGAGGGCCGACAGGGCACGACGAAGAATAAAGGCCAGACATGTCGGCTGTGCGTCAGCGGCAACCTCTGTCAacgtgcctgcgtgcgacggaggatgaggggagcgcggacgcggcggGTCAAAGCGGAGAGGTGGACGAgggaaggaaaaaaaaaagacgctCGCGTGCGCGGCAAACGTGCATGATGGATCGACTCACCTTTAAAACCACTCGGATagcaagagagggagagaataCAGGCGGCTTTGTGCAGCCCCACGAAATAGAGACGTCCGGCGTGTCTCTCCATCGTTTCattttttgtgtgtgcttgagCCGCCTCACGGGCACTCGGCGACGCACGAGAAAAATAAACGAGAAAAGGAGGTGGGGTGAGGCGCGAGATGGAGGGTACAAGAGATAGAGATACACAGTGAGAGATGACGGATGAGAGGAGCGCTGCACAGATAACTAAACCCGCCCCCAACAACAACCACAACATCTAAAGGACAGAGGATATGGAAGAAGAAggggcaggggaggggcggagagagaggaaaaaaaTGAGGCGAATCgcgttggtgtgtgtgtgtgtgtgagggcgTTTCACTTAGTCTTCTCCGCACTGCCGTATTTGCACACACTTTCACAAGTGCATCCGACAAGCATGTGTCggtaaacacacacacacacacacacacacaatgaATAATGCGAGGAAGGGCAATAGAGACGCCGCCACATCGGCCAGCGACGAAGGTGACGctcggcgcgcgtgcgcagcgcagaTGATGGTGGGCTTCGTGGGGGCTTATACAGCCATAAGCAGAGAGATaacgggagagagagaggcagagcgactggcaggaggcggaggggggaggagctCGTGCACAATGCGCAACAGGTGAGATGTTTGCGGTGCGCATCGCTTCGCCCCTCCTgccctttccctccttcGCCCCCTGAGCAGCTCCCCATCCCCTGTCTGCACGCTTCCCTGTCCAGATGACACACCTGTGCAGCGGAGCAGGTGCCACTACGCCGCCGTGGGCttcgcgccggcggcggcgggggtggTGACGCCATTGCCGTTCATCTTGCTTTTGACTTTGTCCTCcctcgcctgctgctccttgcGCGCCAGCACGAGGCTGTTCTCGTGCACGCGCTTGTCCAGGTACAGCTCCTTGAACAGCACCGCGAACAGCACGCAGTAGCTGCCATACATCAGCATGCCCATGCGCATGCAGGTCGGGTCGCTGTCACAGCCCCAGAACCGGTCAGACATGTCGAACGCGGGCACCTgcgacgccagcgcgccAGTCGTCACGACGCTCTTCGCGTTGCAGTAGGCGTAGTAGGCATTGCTGAGCACCACCTCGAAGAACTGGAAGAAGAGCGTGTTGCTGTACTCGGGGCCTAGCCAGTACTGGAAGTACGTGTACACGGTGATGTACATGCCAATGAACatctgcagcacctgcagcagcgtgatCACCGGTGCGAAGGGGCGAATCGACTTGCGCAGCCCCATCATGACGAGGAAGTAGTAGAAGTACATGAAGGAGTGCACGAAGTAGTTCATGGCGCAGAAGACGATGCCACTCGGCATTGGCATGTACGACGACAGCCACACGTAGATGGCGGTGACGATGTGGTGGTACCAGTGCAGAAAGGAGACGggcttgcgctgcagcaccaggaAGAGCGTGTCGAGCAGCTCGGGTGTCTTAAGGTACATGAACATGGCCACACTAAACccagcggcgccatcgtAGAGCGAAGTTATCTCTTTCGCTACCTCCGGCGTTGAGCGCACCCACTTCACCGGCAGATGACGCTGCTCGATGAGCGTCTGCTGATGTGCATGCACGCGGATGGCGCGCAGCGTGATGATGTCGTTGGCGCCACTGGTGGCGAGCAGCTCGCACACGGAGTTGTGGAACGTGCGCACCGAGAAAACATCTTGGATGTGCCCATAAATGCAGAAAACACCGTAGGTGGAGACGACCGAGAGAAACAGGTTCCAGGCGGCGACGATGTACTTGATGGGGAGGTTGATCTGCCGGCGAGCTAGGAGGTCTGGCAAATACAACACTGCCAGCAGGTAGAGTACCGTGGCATACACCGGGTAGTCGGGGTAGCGATCGAGGAAGTCGCGGCCATTCTCCGCGCTGAACCGGCGAGGGCGGTAGTTGATCCAGTCCCACGCAGCCCGCAGCGCTTCCATCGTGCGAGAAGCGAGCACACGTCAAGAGGTAGGATGGGATCGAGGGGACAGCGAGGGACGACAGCGGTGCTCCAGGCCCTCAGCTCCTCCCTCCGTACACAGGGGATGAAGGGCGCTCAAGGGCGTGGTGCTGGAGAGAGTCGCACAAGAAGGAGGGGCAGCGCTTCCAAGAAAGTAAACCCCGAGAAAGATACAGAAAGCGAATCAATATATGGGCGCCagacgaagaagacgagAATGTGAAGCGAGTATGCACGTGCTTCAGCGTGCGTGCTTGAGCAATGCTTGGCGGCTGTCGTGCACAGGGGGAaagtgggagggggtgaggggtgcTGCTTGCTCTGGGTGGGAACGTCGAGCcagacgtgtgtgcgcgcgtgtgccgacACGAAAGGGCATGCAAAACTGTGCGACGAGGCTCAGACAACAAATAGAGGGCAGTGAAGAAGTCGTGGATGGACAGGAAACACGAGTAGCGAGGTAGGGCGTGAAAAAGAGGGACGGAGGTGCGACCACACAACTGACGTGCATGTGAGGGTACGCGGGCTCTGTTCCAAAGCCGTTCTCATCCCCATTGGAGGTGTGCTCTGTCGGGTCCACGACTCAGCCAGCAGATGAGCGCACACTTGCGTCGCACAGAAGCGGCGGGGAAGAACGGAATGAGGCGTCGATGCCGTGGTGGATGCCCCACGAACGGAGATGCTTCCAAGACCCATTTTGTTTCTCTTCGCGTTCACCCTATCGGGCGTGTTTTCATCGTTTCCGGCTCAGTGGCTGGGGCGCTGCTCCGCTACCCCGTCACACGAA
This sequence is a window from Leishmania major strain Friedlin complete genome, chromosome 14. Protein-coding genes within it:
- the ELO3.4 gene encoding putative fatty acid elongase, which gives rise to MDILTRHLQAMADAVDFPYMDRWLEDYIDIPIVAMALYLVLVHVVSNTFMKNRPAYNLRTLNIVWNLFLSLFSFVGACYCVPRLYELVTAPAISGLEPSSLRYVANMTPAMRRNIVIPPGFREGVDAVSVRGSLDTSMCVFKDDMYRRNISGLLCLVFMFSKIPEMLDTAFLVFQKKPVIFLHWYHHVTVMLYCWHAWMSPTSSGLWFVSMNYSVHSIMYFYYFVAACGYSKLVRPVAPLITFLQIAQMVVGSIIAVYVFYMDQLGGGCDCRSSNAKLALMMYVSYFILFSNFFRSRYMKKKPKSTSPSTRPVRLYNDCKKYE
- the ELO4.1 gene encoding putative fatty acid elongase encodes the protein METVRGFWDRVNDYPRNFKSEHGRDFLDRYPDYPVYSTIAFLLVVFYLPGYIERHSIRLPIRYLVAAWNLFLSVVSTYGTIQVTMQIPYLLRTRTLHNTMCELPIADGRDDNLVSRRAAVVYAHQQGLMKRGVVFKWVRTPADIQQRDAALFYDGPSTFAIAMFGYLKTPELLDTLFLVLQRKPVSFLHWYHHIVTAIYVWLSSYMPMPSGIVFCAMNYFVHSFMYFYYFLVMMGLRKSIRPFAPVITLLQVLQMFIGMYITVYTYFQYWLGPEYSNTLFFQFFEVVLSNAYYAYCNAKSIVTTGALASQVPAFDMSDRFWGCDSDPTCMRMGMLMYGSYCVLFAVLFKELYLDKRVHENSLVLARAHCSSDQAN
- the ELO4.2 gene encoding putative fatty acid elongase, coding for MEALRAAWDWINYRPRRFSAENGRDFLDRYPDYPVYATVLYLLAVLYLPDLLARRQINLPIKYIVAAWNLFLSVVSTYGVFCIYGHIQDVFSVRTFHNSVCELLATSGANDIITLRAIRVHAHQQTLIEQRHLPVKWVRSTPEVAKEITSLYDGAAGFSVAMFMYLKTPELLDTLFLVLQRKPVSFLHWYHHIVTAIYVWLSSYMPMPSGIVFCAMNYFVHSFMYFYYFLVMMGLRKSIRPFAPVITLLQVLQMFIGMYITVYTYFQYWLGPEYSNTLFFQFFEVVLSNAYYAYCNAKSVVTTGALASQVPAFDMSDRFWGCDSDPTCMRMGMLMYGSYCVLFAVLFKELYLDKRVHENSLVLARKEQQAREDKVKSKMNGNGVTTPAAAGAKPTAA